One window from the genome of Metabacillus flavus encodes:
- the gyrA gene encoding DNA gyrase subunit A — MAEDKTPQVKEINISQEMRSSFLDYAMSVIVSRALPDVRDGLKPVHRRILYAMNDLGMTSDKPFKKSARIVGEVIGKYHPHGDSAVYDTMVRMAQDFNFRYMLVDGHGNFGSVDGDAAAAMRYTEARMSKISMEILRDINKDTIDYQDNYDGSEKEPVVLPARFPNLLVNGAAGIAVGMATNIPPHQLGEVIDGVLAVSKNPDVTIAELMEIIPGPDFPTAGQILGRSGIRKAYETGRGSIIVRAKVEIEEKPSGKQVILVHELPYQVNKARLIEKIADLVRDKKIDGISDLRDESDRNGMRIVIEVRKDANANVLLNNLYKQTALQTSFGINMLALANGQPQVLNLKQFLEHYLDHQKVVIKRRTAFELRKAEARAHILEGLRIALDHLDAVIALIRGSQTTEIARQGLMEQFSLSEKQAQAILDMRLQRLTGLEREKIEEEYQGLVQLIAELKAILADEEKVLEIIREELLEIKERFNDVRRTELIAGGAEVFEDEDLIPVENIVLTLTHNGYIKRLPISTYRSQKRGGRGIQGMGTNEDDFVDQLLTTSTHDTILYFTNKGKVYRTKGYEVPEYGRTAKGLPIVNLLGVERDEWVKAIIPVSEFVDDWYLFFTTKEGISKRTPLSQFANIRTNGLIALGLREEDELISVRLTDGSKDIIIGTKDGMMIRFPETDVRQMGRTATGVKGINLSNGDEVVGMEILEENTDILIVTRNGFGKRTPAGEYRIQSRGGKGLKTCNITEKNGSVVSFKASTGEEDLMLITANGVLIRMDVNDISTMGRNTQGVRLIRLAENHHVSTVALVEKEEPETEEELLEEGHNDPESSAE; from the coding sequence ATGGCTGAAGATAAAACACCTCAAGTGAAAGAGATAAATATTAGCCAGGAGATGCGTTCTTCTTTCCTGGATTACGCAATGAGCGTCATCGTATCACGTGCACTTCCTGACGTGCGCGACGGATTGAAACCGGTGCACCGCAGAATTTTGTATGCGATGAATGATCTCGGCATGACGAGTGACAAGCCTTTCAAAAAGTCTGCACGTATCGTCGGTGAAGTAATCGGTAAGTATCACCCGCATGGTGATTCCGCTGTTTACGACACAATGGTCAGGATGGCGCAGGACTTCAACTTCCGGTACATGCTTGTAGACGGACACGGTAACTTCGGTTCAGTGGACGGCGATGCAGCTGCTGCGATGCGTTATACAGAAGCGCGCATGTCTAAAATTTCAATGGAAATCCTTCGGGATATTAATAAAGATACAATTGACTACCAGGATAACTACGACGGCTCAGAAAAAGAACCAGTCGTTCTTCCGGCAAGATTCCCGAACCTGCTAGTTAATGGTGCGGCTGGAATCGCAGTCGGAATGGCTACAAACATACCTCCTCATCAGCTGGGCGAGGTAATTGACGGCGTTCTTGCCGTAAGTAAAAACCCGGATGTAACCATTGCTGAACTGATGGAGATCATTCCGGGTCCGGACTTCCCGACTGCCGGCCAGATCCTTGGACGCAGCGGAATCCGCAAAGCGTATGAAACGGGCAGGGGTTCCATCATTGTCCGCGCAAAAGTTGAAATTGAAGAGAAGCCATCAGGCAAGCAAGTCATTCTTGTCCATGAGCTTCCTTATCAGGTTAATAAAGCGAGACTAATCGAAAAAATCGCAGATCTTGTCCGCGATAAAAAAATAGATGGTATTTCCGATCTTCGTGATGAGTCCGACCGAAACGGTATGAGGATTGTCATTGAGGTTCGCAAAGATGCCAATGCGAATGTTCTTCTGAACAATCTTTACAAGCAGACTGCTCTGCAGACGAGCTTTGGTATTAACATGCTTGCTCTAGCAAACGGCCAGCCGCAGGTATTAAACCTTAAGCAGTTCCTTGAGCATTATCTGGATCACCAAAAAGTGGTCATTAAGCGCCGTACCGCTTTTGAACTGAGAAAAGCAGAAGCGCGTGCTCATATTTTAGAGGGTCTGCGAATTGCTCTTGATCATTTAGATGCCGTCATCGCTTTGATCCGCGGCTCGCAGACGACTGAGATTGCCCGTCAAGGCTTAATGGAGCAGTTTTCACTAAGCGAAAAGCAGGCACAGGCGATTCTTGATATGCGTCTTCAGCGCCTGACAGGTCTGGAAAGAGAAAAGATTGAGGAAGAGTACCAGGGTCTTGTGCAGCTGATTGCCGAATTGAAGGCCATCCTTGCTGACGAAGAAAAAGTGCTCGAAATCATCAGGGAAGAGCTTCTTGAAATTAAAGAACGCTTCAACGATGTGCGCCGCACAGAACTGATTGCCGGCGGAGCAGAGGTATTTGAAGATGAAGATCTCATCCCGGTAGAAAACATTGTGCTTACTCTTACTCATAATGGATACATTAAACGTCTTCCAATTTCAACCTACCGCAGCCAGAAGCGCGGAGGCAGAGGAATTCAGGGGATGGGAACAAATGAAGATGATTTCGTCGATCAGCTTCTGACAACTTCCACCCATGACACAATCCTTTACTTCACCAATAAAGGAAAGGTATACCGTACAAAAGGCTACGAAGTACCTGAATACGGCCGTACGGCTAAAGGCCTTCCGATCGTGAACCTTCTTGGTGTGGAGCGGGATGAGTGGGTAAAAGCCATTATTCCGGTTTCTGAATTCGTGGATGACTGGTATCTGTTCTTTACAACTAAAGAGGGGATTTCCAAACGGACTCCGCTTTCCCAATTCGCCAATATCCGTACAAACGGTCTGATCGCTCTTGGACTGCGTGAAGAGGATGAACTTATTTCTGTCCGCCTGACGGATGGATCAAAAGACATTATTATTGGAACGAAGGACGGAATGATGATCCGTTTCCCTGAGACTGACGTCCGTCAGATGGGAAGAACCGCTACTGGAGTGAAGGGGATTAACCTTAGCAACGGTGATGAAGTCGTCGGCATGGAGATTTTGGAAGAGAACACAGATATCCTGATTGTAACGCGGAACGGTTTTGGGAAAAGGACTCCTGCTGGGGAGTACCGGATTCAGAGCCGCGGCGGTAAAGGTCTGAAAACATGCAACATAACTGAGAAAAACGGTTCTGTTGTTTCCTTTAAAGCCTCGACCGGCGAAGAAGATCTGATGCTCATTACTGCAAATGGAGTTCTTATCCGAATGGATGTTAACGATATTTCCACAATGGGACGGAATACACAGGGTGTCCGTTTAATCCGCTTAGCTGAAAATCATCATGTTTCAACAGTTGCTCTTGTAGAAAAAGAAGAGCCTGAAACAGAAGAAGAATTGCTTGAAGAAGGTCATAATGATCCTGAATCTTCAGCTGAATAA
- a CDS encoding HD-GYP domain-containing protein, with product MRTGLEQIIDGCVLSEDINGKSKEPLMKKETVLDEEKLEVLRAFMVKEVEVEPYLISGELFKPGYKIKKKNEADGRIEMETTDISIQFKKQAEQFERMFNSWQSGVSIDIPKVREIVLPLIDLFKDQPKELLNIPNFYTGKDYIAQHCLAVSLMSSYIANQLNFPSGEINQIALAGALSDCGMSKIQPSVLLKSLALTDKEFAEIKQHSISGYKMIKDIAMIKEGVKVGVLQHHERMDGSGYPLGVKGDQLHPYGKIVALADTFMAMICPRPYRSGLSPFKVFEEIKHDSFGKFDLTAVNVLSKMLARILHGSHVKLSDGTIGEVIFTYSEKPVRPIIRLDSNQIIQLEKRMDLYIVETLL from the coding sequence ATGCGGACAGGATTAGAACAAATAATTGACGGTTGCGTTCTCTCAGAAGATATTAATGGCAAGTCTAAAGAACCATTAATGAAGAAAGAAACGGTCCTGGATGAGGAAAAGCTGGAAGTTCTCCGAGCCTTCATGGTGAAAGAAGTAGAGGTCGAGCCCTATTTGATAAGCGGAGAACTTTTTAAACCGGGCTATAAGATCAAAAAGAAGAATGAAGCGGACGGACGAATTGAAATGGAAACTACGGATATTTCGATTCAATTCAAAAAACAAGCCGAGCAGTTTGAGCGGATGTTTAACTCGTGGCAGTCAGGCGTATCCATCGATATTCCAAAAGTAAGGGAAATTGTGCTGCCCCTAATCGATTTGTTTAAAGATCAGCCAAAAGAGCTGCTGAATATTCCAAACTTCTATACAGGGAAAGACTACATAGCGCAGCATTGCCTTGCCGTCTCCCTCATGAGCTCATATATTGCGAATCAATTAAACTTTCCGAGCGGAGAGATTAATCAGATTGCGCTCGCCGGAGCGCTGAGCGACTGCGGTATGTCTAAAATACAGCCGTCTGTCCTGCTTAAAAGTCTTGCTTTAACAGATAAAGAGTTTGCGGAAATTAAACAGCACTCAATCAGCGGCTATAAAATGATAAAGGATATTGCCATGATTAAAGAAGGAGTTAAGGTTGGGGTGCTGCAGCATCATGAGAGGATGGACGGAAGCGGATATCCTTTAGGGGTAAAAGGCGATCAGCTTCATCCGTACGGAAAAATTGTTGCCCTGGCAGATACATTTATGGCAATGATTTGCCCCCGTCCATACCGAAGCGGACTTTCACCTTTCAAGGTGTTTGAAGAAATAAAACATGACAGCTTCGGAAAATTTGATCTAACCGCCGTAAACGTTCTTTCTAAAATGCTGGCTCGCATCCTGCACGGTTCACACGTGAAATTATCGGATGGAACAATCGGAGAAGTTATTTTTACTTATTCGGAGAAACCGGTAAGACCGATCATCCGGTTAGATTCAAATCAAATCATCCAGCTTGAAAAACGAATGGATCTTTATATAGTAGAAACTCTTCTGTGA